In a genomic window of Arachnia rubra:
- a CDS encoding ATP-dependent DNA helicase, with the protein MSDLSERILERAVSGIGGGDRPGQAAMATAIKESLGEGTHLLVQAGTGTGKSLGYLAPALARVIEHGETIVVATATLALQTQLAGADIPAALDAAEKVTGRRPQASVLKGRNNYACLYRARDEALTSGQGTLLSAGELSESQSPDSPSTLGVEVLALREWVEEELAAGGTGDRDDAPPHTSVAWQQVSIPTRECPGAARCPFGVECFVEKSREAARNADLVVTNHALVAINAMHGGTALPEHTALIIDEAHELTSRLTTAATDELSPGVVDRVVKRCLSWLGDDVGSDMLDAAEELRDVLADSPADRITGAGALLPKACAGLRDAARQAISELDKDKESPERSQAMGALTEVFDIAERIARLADQDVVWVSHSDQQGDRAHVAPLSVAGLVREEVFGQATTILTSATLTLGGNFRTFATSIGLVQEDELIDGRKTPAAGTGWRSLDVGSPFNYGRQGILYAAAGLPSPGRDGLTEALLDEVAQLVWAAGGRTLGLFASRRNAEQAVAHCRQVLPELEFLCQGDAQLSELQRNFTERPATSLFGTMSLWQGIDVPGETCQLVIIDKIPFPRPDDPLMQARKKAVDDAGGNGFMTIAAAHAALLLAQGAGRLIRRESDRGVVAILDPRVVKARYGAFLSSSLPGFWRTTDLDSATNALLRLRGAE; encoded by the coding sequence GTGTCTGATCTTTCGGAGCGGATCCTTGAACGGGCCGTCTCTGGCATAGGTGGAGGTGACAGACCTGGCCAGGCGGCCATGGCCACAGCCATCAAGGAGTCGCTGGGGGAGGGGACCCATCTACTGGTCCAGGCCGGTACCGGAACCGGCAAGTCGCTGGGATACCTGGCTCCGGCGCTAGCGCGGGTCATAGAGCATGGTGAGACCATCGTGGTTGCGACGGCTACCCTGGCGCTTCAAACGCAGCTCGCTGGAGCAGATATTCCGGCAGCACTAGATGCGGCGGAAAAAGTCACGGGAAGACGTCCCCAGGCCTCGGTGTTGAAAGGACGTAACAACTACGCCTGTCTTTACCGCGCTCGTGACGAAGCGCTCACCAGCGGACAGGGCACACTTCTTAGTGCAGGAGAACTGAGTGAATCCCAGAGTCCTGACTCGCCCTCCACACTCGGTGTCGAGGTTCTGGCGTTACGAGAATGGGTGGAGGAGGAGCTGGCAGCCGGTGGTACAGGGGATCGCGATGACGCTCCACCCCACACTTCGGTTGCCTGGCAGCAGGTGTCGATTCCGACCCGGGAATGCCCAGGGGCTGCCCGCTGCCCCTTCGGCGTGGAATGCTTCGTGGAGAAGTCACGGGAGGCGGCGCGCAATGCTGACCTTGTAGTCACCAATCATGCCTTGGTCGCGATCAACGCGATGCATGGCGGCACCGCCCTGCCAGAGCACACAGCATTGATCATCGATGAGGCCCATGAACTCACGAGCCGTCTCACCACTGCCGCCACCGATGAGCTGAGTCCCGGTGTTGTCGATCGGGTGGTCAAGCGTTGTCTGTCCTGGCTGGGAGACGACGTGGGATCGGACATGTTGGACGCGGCAGAGGAGCTGCGCGATGTGCTGGCCGACAGCCCGGCAGATCGCATCACCGGGGCCGGTGCCTTGCTTCCGAAGGCTTGTGCTGGACTCCGTGATGCCGCGCGGCAAGCCATCAGCGAGCTGGACAAGGACAAGGAGAGCCCTGAACGTTCCCAGGCGATGGGTGCCTTGACCGAAGTTTTCGATATCGCCGAGAGAATTGCGCGCCTGGCTGACCAGGATGTCGTGTGGGTCAGCCATTCAGATCAGCAAGGAGACAGGGCTCACGTGGCTCCGTTGTCGGTCGCGGGGCTGGTGCGCGAGGAGGTTTTCGGGCAGGCCACCACGATCCTCACCTCGGCGACACTTACCCTGGGCGGCAATTTCCGGACCTTCGCCACCAGTATCGGGCTGGTGCAGGAAGATGAGCTGATCGATGGCAGGAAGACACCGGCAGCAGGGACGGGTTGGCGCAGCTTGGACGTCGGTTCGCCATTCAACTATGGCAGGCAGGGAATCCTCTATGCCGCCGCTGGGTTGCCGTCCCCGGGGCGTGACGGGCTGACGGAGGCGCTGCTGGATGAGGTCGCCCAGCTGGTGTGGGCAGCTGGTGGGAGGACCCTCGGGCTGTTCGCATCGCGCCGTAATGCCGAGCAGGCCGTCGCTCATTGCCGACAGGTGCTGCCGGAACTGGAGTTCCTGTGCCAGGGCGATGCCCAGCTCTCTGAGCTTCAGCGAAACTTCACAGAGCGCCCGGCCACGAGCCTGTTCGGCACCATGTCGTTGTGGCAGGGCATTGATGTGCCAGGTGAGACCTGCCAGCTGGTCATCATCGACAAAATTCCCTTCCCGCGCCCCGACGATCCCTTGATGCAGGCCCGCAAGAAGGCTGTGGATGATGCGGGCGGCAATGGTTTCATGACGATCGCTGCCGCCCACGCGGCCCTGCTGCTGGCGCAGGGGGCTGGACGTCTGATTCGCCGTGAGAGCGACCGGGGTGTGGTCGCAATCCTTGATCCTCGCGTTGTCAAAGCCCGTTACGGTGCTTTCCTGTCGAGTTCTCTACCGGGATTCTGGCGCACGACGGACCTTGATTCTGCAACCAATGCCTTGTTGAGACTGCGAGGCGCCGAGTAA
- the hflX gene encoding GTPase HflX, giving the protein MTTPLDMQPNYDGDQVELAERHSLRRVAGMRTELEDISEVEYRQLRLERVVLISVWTSGTQTDADNAVAELKLLAETAGSEVLEALVQRRSQPDAATYIGRGKVDEVAEVVRATGADTVICDGELQPAQLRNLEDRVKVKVVDRTALILDIFASHAKSAEGKAQVELAQLQYLRQRLRGWGGNLSRQAGGRAAGGAGIGGRGPGETKLETDRRRIQHRIARLRRKLREMDATREGKRTERRRHQVPSVAIVGYTNAGKSSLLNRLTGAGVLVEDALFATLDPTTRRTQTRDGRVFTLTDTVGFVRHLPHDLVEAFRSTLEESATADLLLHVVDVSDPDPEGQITAVRQVLAEIGASGVPELLVCNKADQAEETMMLAVRANHPDCVVVSARMGHGLEELVDAIEERLPNPDVEIEALVPYERGDLIDRIHRTGSIEVLEHTSEGTRVRAHVRPGLAEELSSYSV; this is encoded by the coding sequence ATGACTACACCCCTTGACATGCAGCCAAACTATGACGGAGACCAGGTCGAGCTTGCTGAGCGGCATTCGCTCAGGCGGGTCGCAGGAATGCGTACCGAGCTGGAGGACATCTCTGAGGTCGAGTATCGGCAGCTTCGGTTGGAACGCGTGGTCCTGATATCCGTGTGGACATCAGGAACGCAGACGGATGCCGACAATGCGGTGGCTGAGCTGAAGTTGCTGGCTGAAACCGCGGGCTCCGAGGTACTTGAGGCTCTTGTGCAAAGACGCAGCCAGCCTGATGCCGCCACCTACATCGGCCGCGGCAAGGTGGATGAGGTCGCGGAGGTGGTACGTGCCACCGGGGCCGACACCGTTATTTGTGATGGGGAGTTACAGCCTGCGCAGCTACGGAACCTGGAGGATCGCGTCAAGGTGAAGGTGGTTGACCGGACCGCGCTGATCCTGGACATCTTCGCCTCGCACGCGAAGTCAGCTGAAGGCAAGGCGCAAGTCGAGCTGGCGCAGCTGCAGTATCTGAGGCAACGCCTACGGGGATGGGGAGGCAACCTCTCGAGACAGGCTGGTGGACGTGCCGCGGGCGGAGCGGGTATCGGTGGCAGGGGTCCCGGCGAGACGAAGTTGGAGACCGACCGCCGCCGCATCCAACACCGGATAGCGCGGCTTCGCCGCAAACTCCGTGAGATGGATGCCACCAGAGAGGGTAAACGCACCGAGCGTCGTCGTCACCAGGTGCCGAGTGTCGCAATCGTCGGATACACCAATGCGGGCAAATCCTCGTTGTTGAACAGGCTGACGGGGGCAGGTGTCCTCGTGGAGGACGCCCTGTTTGCCACCTTGGATCCCACCACCCGCCGCACCCAGACCCGTGATGGGCGGGTATTCACCCTGACCGACACGGTGGGCTTCGTCCGGCATCTGCCCCATGATCTCGTGGAGGCATTTCGCTCGACTCTCGAGGAATCGGCCACTGCTGACCTCCTGCTTCATGTTGTCGATGTCTCTGACCCCGATCCCGAGGGGCAGATAACGGCGGTGCGACAGGTGCTGGCTGAAATCGGTGCCAGCGGTGTCCCGGAGCTGCTGGTCTGCAACAAGGCGGATCAGGCGGAGGAAACCATGATGCTGGCCGTGCGTGCCAATCATCCTGACTGCGTTGTGGTCTCTGCCCGCATGGGACATGGCCTGGAGGAGCTGGTTGATGCCATCGAGGAGCGCCTTCCCAACCCCGATGTGGAGATTGAGGCACTCGTGCCCTACGAGCGAGGCGACCTGATTGACCGGATCCATCGCACGGGCTCCATCGAGGTGCTGGAGCACACCAGTGAAGGCACCAGGGTACGCGCCCATGTACGTCCTGGGCTTGCGGAGGAACTGAGCAGCTACAGTGTCTGA
- the dapF gene encoding diaminopimelate epimerase: MDTLFRYTFVKGHATGNDFIIIDDPHGMQELTAEVVAELCDRHTGIGADGVLRVVRAGQVPGHDFDPGLWFMDYRNSDGSLAEMCGNGLRLFSRHLLNDQLVQSGEFTVATRAGLKQVRVARGGLIAVNLGEVGLGPEPITITHGVQEFAAQPADVGNPHAVVFTDQERLQQLDLTKAPSWEPTGTFPSGVNIEFVHEVMPGELLMRVYERGCGETLSCGTGVVASAAAYRARSGFDAPIQVHVRGGDLTVTFEGDQAWLTGPAVIVARGEYWN, encoded by the coding sequence GTGGACACTTTGTTCCGGTACACGTTTGTCAAGGGTCATGCCACCGGCAACGACTTCATCATCATCGACGATCCACATGGCATGCAGGAGCTGACTGCGGAAGTGGTCGCTGAGCTCTGTGATCGGCACACCGGTATCGGGGCGGATGGCGTGTTGAGGGTAGTGAGAGCTGGGCAGGTGCCAGGCCATGATTTCGATCCCGGGCTGTGGTTCATGGACTATCGCAACTCCGATGGCTCGCTGGCGGAGATGTGCGGCAATGGGCTGCGGCTCTTCTCTCGTCATCTTCTGAATGACCAACTGGTCCAAAGCGGTGAGTTCACCGTAGCCACCCGCGCAGGCCTGAAACAGGTGCGAGTAGCGCGTGGTGGCCTGATCGCGGTGAATCTGGGTGAGGTCGGCCTGGGGCCCGAACCCATCACCATCACCCATGGGGTTCAGGAGTTCGCTGCTCAACCAGCAGATGTGGGCAATCCCCATGCAGTCGTGTTCACAGACCAGGAGCGCCTGCAACAGCTGGATCTCACGAAAGCCCCGTCGTGGGAACCTACCGGAACTTTTCCCTCGGGGGTGAATATCGAGTTTGTCCATGAGGTCATGCCGGGTGAGTTGCTGATGCGGGTGTATGAGCGCGGTTGCGGGGAAACCCTCAGCTGTGGCACTGGAGTGGTGGCATCCGCCGCTGCCTATCGTGCTCGCAGCGGGTTCGATGCTCCCATCCAGGTACACGTGCGCGGTGGCGACCTGACTGTCACCTTCGAGGGTGATCAAGCCTGGCTGACGGGCCCTGCCGTCATCGTCGCGCGCGGTGAATACTGGAACTGA
- the miaA gene encoding tRNA (adenosine(37)-N6)-dimethylallyltransferase MiaA — protein MPAQASFRIEAGRMVPMHPPLIVLVGPTATGKSALAVSLAQELDRRGRAAEIVNADSMLVYRGMDIGTAKPSKAERSGVPHHLIDIMEVTETASVADFQARARAVIADLRNRGVVPLLVGGSALYTRAVTDVFEFPGSDPGLRGRLEAELEHIGVEEMYARLAMVAPESAAHIEPGNGRRIIRALEIHELTGGHQAMLPEWRYELEGVHQFGLEVDRSELDRRINARVDEMWRQGLVAEVQALISLGLRQGKTASRAIGYRQVLAFLSGECSEDEAREEIKRATRRFFRKQLSWYRRDPRITWLPAGDPGNPGRILENSGT, from the coding sequence ATGCCTGCTCAAGCGAGTTTCCGCATCGAGGCTGGCAGGATGGTGCCCATGCATCCGCCTCTCATAGTGCTGGTTGGTCCTACCGCCACGGGCAAATCGGCGCTTGCTGTCTCGCTTGCTCAAGAGCTCGACCGCCGGGGGAGGGCAGCGGAGATAGTCAATGCTGATTCCATGTTGGTCTATCGAGGCATGGACATCGGGACGGCGAAACCTTCCAAGGCTGAGCGCAGCGGTGTTCCCCATCACCTGATCGACATCATGGAGGTCACTGAGACGGCTTCGGTGGCTGATTTCCAGGCTCGTGCCCGGGCAGTGATAGCGGATCTGCGGAATCGTGGTGTCGTTCCGCTCCTGGTCGGTGGATCTGCTCTCTACACGCGGGCTGTCACTGACGTCTTCGAGTTCCCAGGTTCTGACCCAGGCCTCAGAGGTCGGCTGGAGGCAGAGCTGGAACATATCGGAGTGGAGGAGATGTATGCCCGCCTGGCAATGGTGGCGCCGGAGTCAGCTGCCCACATCGAGCCAGGCAATGGGCGGCGGATCATCCGGGCCCTGGAGATTCACGAACTGACCGGCGGGCATCAGGCGATGCTCCCGGAATGGCGCTACGAACTTGAGGGGGTCCATCAGTTCGGTCTCGAAGTTGACCGCTCCGAACTGGACAGGCGCATCAATGCCCGGGTCGACGAGATGTGGCGCCAAGGTCTCGTTGCAGAAGTCCAGGCATTGATATCACTCGGGCTTAGGCAGGGGAAGACCGCCTCTCGTGCCATCGGCTACAGGCAGGTCCTAGCTTTCCTGAGCGGGGAATGCAGCGAGGACGAGGCCCGGGAGGAGATCAAACGGGCAACCCGCCGTTTCTTCCGCAAACAACTCAGCTGGTACCGGCGAGATCCGCGAATCACATGGCTGCCCGCGGGCGACCCAGGCAACCCCGGACGGATACTGGAAAACTCCGGGACGTAG
- a CDS encoding antitoxin: MGIFDNIGEQVAQHGEAIDQAIEKGAGFIDEKTGGKHSDQISQAADFVKDKVDDLAHKKEGE; encoded by the coding sequence ATGGGAATCTTCGACAACATCGGTGAGCAGGTGGCCCAGCATGGCGAGGCCATTGACCAGGCGATCGAAAAGGGAGCTGGTTTCATCGACGAGAAGACCGGCGGCAAACACAGCGACCAGATCAGCCAGGCCGCTGATTTCGTGAAAGACAAGGTCGACGACCTGGCTCACAAGAAGGAAGGCGAATAG
- the miaB gene encoding tRNA (N6-isopentenyl adenosine(37)-C2)-methylthiotransferase MiaB — protein sequence MSSRTYHVITYGCQMNVHDSERIAGLLEEAGMRRAPEPAEPVLGAGADVVVFNTCAVRENADNRLYGNLGHMAAIKAQHPGMQIAVGGCMAQKDRDVILRKAPWVDVVFGTHNVGSLPVLLERARVEEAAQVEVVEALQTFPSNLPSRRESPYSAWVSVSVGCNNTCTFCIVPQLRGKETDRRPGDILAEVRMLVGQGVQEITLLGQNVNAYGVEFGDRQAFAKLLRACGEIDGLERVRFTSPHPKDFTDDVIAAMAETHNVMPQLHMPLQSGSDTVLKSMRRSYRRKRFLGILSRVREAMPHAAITTDIIVGFPGETDSDFEATMEVVREARFSAAYTFQYSKRPGTPAAEMPDQVAREVVQERYERLAELVGDIAWEENRSFEGQEVEVMFALGEGRKDSATNRMSGRARDNRLVHVATSDDPTQRPRPGDIAYATITHAAPHHLNSDAPLRALRRTRGGDAWEVAHTDAPAPKGVLLGIPSLRRP from the coding sequence ATGAGTTCGCGCACTTATCACGTCATCACCTATGGCTGCCAGATGAATGTCCATGATTCCGAGCGGATCGCGGGCCTTCTGGAGGAGGCCGGCATGAGGAGGGCACCCGAGCCAGCTGAACCGGTCCTCGGGGCGGGTGCCGATGTGGTGGTGTTCAACACCTGCGCGGTTCGTGAGAATGCGGACAATCGTCTTTACGGGAACCTTGGGCATATGGCAGCCATCAAGGCGCAGCATCCTGGCATGCAGATTGCCGTGGGGGGCTGTATGGCCCAGAAGGATCGGGACGTGATTCTTCGCAAGGCTCCCTGGGTGGATGTGGTATTCGGCACTCACAATGTAGGGAGCCTGCCTGTGCTACTCGAACGGGCCCGTGTGGAGGAGGCAGCCCAGGTGGAGGTCGTCGAGGCCCTCCAGACCTTCCCCAGCAATCTCCCTAGCCGCAGGGAATCCCCATACTCGGCATGGGTGTCGGTGAGTGTTGGCTGCAATAACACATGCACCTTCTGCATCGTGCCGCAGCTTCGCGGCAAAGAGACGGACCGCCGTCCAGGCGACATCCTCGCCGAGGTAAGGATGCTGGTGGGCCAAGGGGTCCAGGAGATCACCCTGTTGGGGCAGAACGTGAATGCCTATGGGGTTGAATTCGGTGACCGGCAGGCCTTTGCGAAGCTTCTGCGAGCCTGTGGCGAGATCGATGGGCTTGAGAGGGTGCGTTTCACATCCCCTCACCCGAAGGACTTCACCGATGATGTGATAGCGGCAATGGCCGAAACCCACAATGTCATGCCGCAACTGCACATGCCCCTCCAGTCCGGTTCGGACACGGTGCTCAAGTCAATGCGGCGTTCCTATCGCAGGAAACGTTTTCTCGGGATTCTCAGCCGGGTCCGCGAAGCCATGCCGCATGCGGCGATCACCACAGACATCATCGTTGGTTTTCCGGGGGAAACTGACTCTGATTTTGAGGCCACCATGGAGGTAGTCCGCGAGGCCCGGTTCTCCGCTGCCTACACCTTCCAGTACTCGAAACGTCCTGGGACCCCGGCTGCTGAGATGCCAGATCAGGTAGCCCGCGAGGTCGTTCAGGAACGCTACGAAAGGCTCGCAGAGCTGGTGGGAGATATTGCCTGGGAGGAGAACCGCTCCTTCGAGGGGCAGGAGGTTGAAGTCATGTTTGCTCTGGGGGAGGGGCGAAAGGACTCTGCTACCAATCGCATGAGTGGTCGGGCCCGCGACAACAGGCTGGTACACGTGGCAACCAGCGATGACCCTACCCAGCGTCCACGCCCTGGAGACATCGCTTATGCGACCATCACTCACGCGGCGCCGCACCACCTCAACTCCGATGCCCCCCTCAGAGCGCTGCGAAGAACCCGTGGCGGTGACGCCTGGGAGGTGGCACACACCGATGCCCCTGCGCCGAAAGGCGTTTTGCTGGGCATACCGAGCCTGCGGCGTCCCTAA
- a CDS encoding aldose epimerase family protein: MIFPTGEQYEISAGSYGAVITEVGARLRSLTFNGQELLTTHGAEQAPKGWEGAHLLPWPNRLRDGRYNLSGQEFQLPINEPTRNNANHGLNVGLPWGCLTHLSTSVRQRTVLWPRRGWPGILAVEILHRLDDQGLTVEVTATNIGTTTVPWGYGAHPYFHFDDLTDVELRIPFDSELMVDPERLLPVRLGPVSPAHDFTQPHTIGETTLDTAFTDPFTRDWAVTLSGKDHTIEVWGEATTQWVQVFTAPLRDGVAVEPMTCGPDAFNEGPTYRDRILLRPGDSTHALWGVRAG, translated from the coding sequence ATGATCTTCCCAACGGGTGAGCAATACGAGATTAGCGCTGGGAGCTACGGCGCCGTCATCACCGAAGTGGGCGCCAGGTTGCGGAGCCTGACCTTCAACGGCCAGGAGCTGCTGACAACTCACGGCGCCGAACAGGCCCCGAAAGGCTGGGAGGGGGCACATTTGCTGCCGTGGCCCAACAGGCTCCGCGACGGCCGATACAACCTGAGTGGCCAGGAATTCCAGCTCCCCATCAACGAACCGACCAGGAATAACGCAAATCACGGCCTGAATGTGGGACTGCCCTGGGGATGTCTCACCCACCTGAGCACTTCAGTGCGGCAGCGAACCGTCCTCTGGCCTCGTCGCGGCTGGCCTGGGATCCTCGCAGTGGAAATCCTGCACCGGCTTGATGATCAAGGTCTCACCGTAGAGGTAACGGCCACCAATATCGGCACGACCACAGTCCCCTGGGGATATGGGGCGCATCCCTACTTCCACTTCGATGACCTCACGGATGTGGAGCTGAGGATTCCGTTCGACTCAGAACTCATGGTGGATCCGGAACGGCTACTGCCGGTCCGGCTTGGTCCTGTGAGCCCCGCACATGACTTCACTCAGCCCCACACGATCGGTGAGACGACCTTGGATACCGCCTTCACCGACCCTTTCACCAGGGATTGGGCCGTCACTCTCAGCGGGAAAGACCACACCATCGAGGTCTGGGGTGAGGCCACCACCCAGTGGGTACAGGTGTTCACAGCACCACTGCGTGATGGCGTGGCGGTGGAGCCGATGACGTGTGGACCGGATGCTTTCAATGAAGGACCAACCTACCGGGACCGGATCCTGTTGCGGCCTGGAGATTCCACCCACGCGCTATGGGGTGTCCGCGCCGGTTAA
- the rny gene encoding ribonuclease Y gives MEWLGWVIAGLLGIVLTVLTWRQRRAALSFIQEKARIERRSRSDAASIRKQAMEAAEQLRTDAERALEQAQERSREAAADIDRRRDDLEAAIAAQRAELREQRSAQERHEERLHEREDRLAAEAEGLATRAELLEQQRVELRRKREEIAGEQERARIELERVAGLTVSAAHSEVMAEAERQARLAAATLARDIEESARAEADRRARSIVVTAIQRCAAEQTSESVVSSVDLPGDDMKGRIIGREGRNIRAFEQITGVNVMVDDTPETVLLSCFDPVRREAARLTLTDLVADGRIHPARIEEVHARSLRLLDERIKTVGSEALLEVGIADLHPDLLPIIGSLAYRTSFGQNVLAHLIECAHLAGVMAAELGLDVAQCKRAAFLHDIGKALTHESEGPHAIVGADLLRRHGENPDIVHAVEAHHNEVEPHTVEAVLTQAADAISGSRPGARRESLEAYVERMQHLESIAMAHEGVTRAYAMQAGREVRIMVAPEIVDDAMSQVLAREIATEVETNLTYPGQIRITVVRESRATELAH, from the coding sequence ATGGAATGGCTGGGCTGGGTAATTGCCGGGTTGCTGGGCATCGTCCTGACCGTTCTCACGTGGCGGCAACGACGAGCCGCGCTATCCTTCATACAGGAAAAAGCCAGGATCGAGCGCCGAAGCCGGTCGGATGCCGCCTCCATAAGAAAACAGGCCATGGAGGCCGCGGAGCAGCTGCGGACTGATGCGGAGCGAGCCCTCGAACAGGCCCAGGAGAGGTCACGCGAAGCTGCTGCGGACATCGATAGGCGTCGTGACGACTTGGAGGCTGCCATTGCTGCTCAGCGGGCTGAGCTGCGCGAACAACGCAGTGCCCAGGAGCGTCATGAGGAACGTCTTCATGAGAGAGAGGACCGCCTGGCGGCGGAGGCTGAAGGCCTGGCAACGCGGGCGGAACTGCTGGAGCAGCAGCGCGTGGAACTGCGCAGGAAGCGTGAGGAAATCGCGGGGGAGCAGGAGCGTGCCCGGATAGAGCTTGAGCGGGTGGCGGGGCTGACGGTGTCTGCTGCGCACTCCGAGGTGATGGCCGAGGCGGAGCGGCAAGCCCGGCTTGCCGCAGCAACCCTGGCCCGGGACATAGAGGAGAGCGCGAGAGCTGAAGCTGATAGGCGGGCTCGATCGATAGTGGTCACGGCGATCCAGCGATGCGCGGCTGAGCAGACTAGCGAGTCTGTGGTTTCCAGCGTCGATCTTCCCGGGGATGATATGAAAGGGCGGATCATCGGGCGTGAGGGCCGCAACATACGGGCCTTTGAACAGATCACAGGCGTTAATGTGATGGTGGATGACACCCCGGAGACGGTGCTGTTGAGCTGCTTCGATCCGGTGCGGCGTGAGGCTGCCCGGCTGACCCTGACAGACTTGGTCGCTGACGGGCGTATACATCCTGCACGCATAGAAGAGGTGCACGCCCGGAGCCTGCGGCTCTTGGACGAGCGCATCAAGACGGTTGGCAGCGAGGCGTTGCTGGAGGTGGGTATCGCGGATTTGCACCCGGACCTGCTGCCCATCATCGGTTCTCTTGCCTACCGGACCAGCTTTGGCCAGAACGTGCTTGCTCACCTGATCGAATGCGCCCACCTGGCCGGGGTCATGGCAGCTGAACTGGGACTTGACGTGGCGCAGTGCAAGCGCGCTGCCTTCCTGCATGACATTGGGAAGGCCCTGACGCACGAGTCTGAGGGGCCACATGCGATCGTCGGAGCTGATCTGCTGCGCCGGCATGGGGAGAACCCCGACATTGTCCATGCCGTAGAGGCTCACCACAACGAGGTCGAGCCCCATACCGTCGAAGCCGTTCTTACGCAGGCAGCGGATGCCATATCCGGTTCCCGGCCTGGGGCGCGCCGCGAGTCGTTGGAAGCCTATGTGGAACGGATGCAGCACCTCGAGTCCATCGCAATGGCCCATGAGGGGGTGACGCGTGCCTATGCCATGCAGGCAGGCCGGGAGGTCAGGATCATGGTGGCGCCTGAGATTGTGGATGATGCGATGAGTCAGGTCCTGGCACGCGAGATCGCCACCGAGGTGGAGACCAATCTCACCTATCCAGGGCAAATCCGTATCACCGTTGTGCGTGAGTCACGTGCCACTGAGCTGGCCCATTGA
- a CDS encoding regulatory protein RecX — protein sequence MTSDLSHDEQLEFARQIALRLLDSRSRSEAELWDRLTSRGVPDEICQELIGRFRDVGLVDDAAFADALTQTCVQVNRYGATRIRAELRRRGVAEDVVAEALGQVGYEEELEAALAFARRRSHRLAGLDPQVARRRLTAALARRGFQVAVVSSAVDDVLGEAAPDTDDNTLVK from the coding sequence TTGACTTCTGATCTGAGCCACGATGAACAGCTGGAATTCGCCAGACAGATTGCGCTCAGGCTGCTGGACTCCCGGAGCAGGTCGGAGGCCGAGCTCTGGGATCGGCTCACATCACGCGGTGTCCCGGATGAGATCTGTCAGGAGCTGATCGGGCGCTTCCGCGACGTCGGATTGGTCGACGACGCTGCTTTCGCGGATGCACTCACCCAAACATGCGTGCAAGTGAACCGGTACGGAGCCACACGCATTCGTGCGGAGCTACGCCGCCGCGGTGTGGCTGAGGATGTGGTAGCGGAGGCCCTGGGCCAGGTGGGTTACGAAGAGGAGCTGGAGGCTGCACTGGCCTTTGCGCGGCGGCGTTCCCATCGGCTGGCAGGACTGGATCCCCAGGTGGCGCGCCGTCGTCTTACCGCGGCTCTGGCGCGCAGGGGGTTCCAGGTTGCCGTGGTCTCATCGGCGGTGGACGACGTACTCGGTGAAGCAGCCCCCGACACGGACGACAACACCCTTGTGAAATAA